The following coding sequences lie in one Chelonia mydas isolate rCheMyd1 chromosome 6, rCheMyd1.pri.v2, whole genome shotgun sequence genomic window:
- the ODF3 gene encoding outer dense fiber protein 3 produces MDDSAWVGTWRPHRPRGPIMAHFTSPGPKYAIQGTTGYLKHNPTKRKAPAYTFKGARPSLREACSPGPRYYVEPAMTRKGKEVAPAYTMCGRPKVKTEVTPGPSDYSTEKSKKHVYESAPVHSMSFRTGSFRVDSTPGPGAYTIPRVMGPNTVDKTASPCYSMKWKSKLGRFDEDLHKTPGPAAYRKTDIDVYKKRAPKYSMSSRTKPAGTVRHPGPGDYYPGKITLTKPCAPVVTFGIRHSEYTMPLTVDVY; encoded by the exons ATGGATGACAGCGCTTGGGTGGGGACCTGGAGGCCTCATCGTCCAAGGGGCCCAATAATGGCCCACTTTACCAGCCCAGGACCAAAGTACGCAATACAGGGAACAACAG GTTACCTGAAGCACAACCCCACCAAAAGGAAAGCCCCTGCCTACACTTTTAAGGGGGCAAGGCCCTCGCTCCGTGAAGCCTGTTCTCCGGGTCCTCGTTACTATGTGGAACCCGCAATGaccaggaagggaaaggaagttGCCCCAGCTTATACCATGTGTGGGCGCCCCAAGGTGAAAACTGAGGTCACACCTGGCCCAA GCGACTATTCAACAGAGAAGTCAAAAAAGCATGTTTATGAATCTGCTCCTGTGCACTCCATGTCATTCAGGACTGGGAGCTTCAGAGTAGACAGCACTCCAG GTCCTGGTGCATACACTATCCCTCGGGTGATGGGACCCAACACAGTGGACAAAACTGCTAGCCCTTGTTATTCCATGAAATGGAAGAGTAAGCTTGGTCGCTTTGATGAGGATCTCCATAAG ACCCCAGGTCCAGCTGCATATAGAAAGACAGACATTGATGTGTACAAGAAGAGAGCCCCCAAGTACAGCATGAGCTCGCGGACTAAGCCTGCAGGAACTGTTAGACATCCTGGACCAGGAGACTATTATCCTGGAAAG ATAACACTGACCAAGCCTTGTGCCCCAGTTGTTACCTTCGGAATCCGACACTCTGAGTATACAATGCCTTTGACAGTGGATGTCTATTGA